The DNA window CGCTGATAGGCAACAAGGAGTGCCAGCGGGCGAATTCCGACACCAAACCAGCGGGACCATTTGCAAGACCAATCAGAGAATTTCCGGGGAATGTCAAAGCGAGAACACCGGGTAGGACAGTTTGAAGGCCGAAGTAGATGGGGAAGAGCTTTTGCTGGATGGCGGAGAAGCTGGCACGGTCGACCGCCCTGAAAGCTACGATGCCATTGACGAAGGACTGTCGATTTGTTAGAGCCGAGTACAAAGCTAGATTCAGTATCAGGGTACATACGTGGAAGAAGGTCGTTCCTAGAAGTGTTCCGTAGCTGCCGTCCAGTTAGCtcactcatccttgactGATTCTGTTGTAATAGGAAGCTTACGTGATGATATGGTAGGGAGCCGGGGACAATGCCACGGCCTTTGCTGTGCTTGCCATTGTCAATGTTGTTTTCACTTTGTGAGTGAGAGTTGATGAAAACGGATGGTGTTTCAACTCAGCCGAGGTGTATGTTTCTCTAAGCTACCTAAGATCTCGTAGACAGGTCATCGACCCCGGTCTATGATACAATGGAGACCACGTGACTGGCCACATCACTTTGCATCTTGTTGCGGATTGGAGTATGATACAGAAACAGAAATACTGGAATGATGCTAAATTACTCATGTTTGTATATCTGACGGATACTTGCTGATACGTGCATCGTAATATTTATCGTTTCACCAATCGCCGTCAGCAATGCAAGGCTACATGAGCTCTATAACCGTGGAAACAAGCCTACACCAGAAATTGCAGAATAAAAGCCGTAATTATTTGTTCGATGGAATCATGGAATTCCTTCTTTTTTACTCATGCCGGTATCCGTATTGCGCTGTTTGATCAGGAGTCGCCTGCCATTTCAATTAACATGTAGGACAGCACGTGATTACGTGTTTCACGCGTCTAGTACATGTCAGTAGGTTCAGTTCAGCTGCAGGCATCGCGCCCCACGCTCTCCATTGGATCTTGGACAGCTCCGAGCTAGAGGCCTTCTGCCTAAACGATACAAGGGTTCACCACTGAGAAGCTTTGTGCGATTTCCATTCATTTAAATCAACTCGCATCTTCCTCCACTGATTTGAACCATTTTCTTGTTATTGCCTGCACCAGTCGAAATACGAAACTATCATGGCGGAAAAAGAGGCAACCATCTTTATCCTCGATCTGGGCTCGACTATGGCCCAGACTCATAGTGGGAGATCACAGTCTGATTTGGACTGGACCTTGCAATATGTATGGGACAAGATCACAGATATCGTCGCGGCGAACCGCAAAACACTATGCGTTGGCGTCTTGGGCCTAAGAACAGACGAGACCGACAACAAGTTGCAAGACGACGAAGGCTATGAGAACATTTCAGTCCTACAAGAGATGGGACCAATGACCATGGAATCATTAAGAGATCTCCAATCTGTGGTGAAGCCAAGCAACACGGAAACTGGTGATGCTGTTTCCGCCATTGTTGTTGCAGTTGACATGATGGACACCTTTACGAAAAAGCTCAAATGGAACCGAAAGATCTTCTTGATCACTGATGGTCAAGGACCAATGGATGGAGATGATCTGAGCGACATTTCCAAGAAAATCAACGATTCGAATATTCAACTCACCATCCTGTAAGCCATTGACACCCTTTTGTCCAACTGGTCTAACAAGTTGCAGTGGCGTAGATTTTGATGATCCGGAATATGGCTTCAAGGAAGAAGATAAGACGGCCACCAAGGTCAGTAGAAGCATACATCTTTCTAAAGCGCATGACTAAATATTGGCAGGAAGATAATGAGAAAGCCCTCAAAGCACTCGCTGACGACTGCAAAGACGGTGTTTTCGCAAACATCGCCGAAGCCATTGATGAGCTTGACACCCCTCGAATCAAAGGAGTCAAGCCATACAAGACTTACGACGGCGCCCTCACTCTCGGAGATCCTGAGACGTTTCCTGCTGCGATGAGTATCAATGTCGAGAGGTACTTCAAGACACATTTGGCACGCCCCTTAACAGCAAGCACAGTAGTTCTCAAGTCCGAAGGTGCAGATGCTGAAGCTACTCAGTACACTCAAGACGATGAGATGGAGGGTCTTGAGTTTTCTGCAGTCAAGCAAGCCCGTTCATACAAGATCAATGATCCAGATGCTCCAGGAGGAAAGCGAGATGTCGAGTTTGATGACCTTGCCAAGGGCTACGAATATGGCCGGACAGCAGTACACATCAGCGAGTCGgaacacaacatcaccaagATTAACACGCAGAAGAGCTTCTCAATCATTGGATTCATTCCATGCGCAAAGGTATGCCACATGTGAACGATCGCCCTATTTCCTGTACTTATGCTGTTTAGTACGAACCATTTCTCAACCTTGGTGAGACTTGCGTGACGATAGCACGCAAGTTTGATGCCAAATCCGCCCTCGCgctttcgtctcttgtaTGGGCTCTCTCTGAGCTCGAGTCTTACGCGATTGCCCGGATTGTGACAAAAGATGCCAAAGATCCGTTGTTAGTGCTATTAGCTCCTGGTGTAGAGCCGGATATGGAGTGTCTCTACGATGTCCCACTTCCATTTGCAGAGGATATCCGAAGCTACCAGTTCCCTCCTTTGGATAGAGTGATTACGGTTACTGGGCAGACAGTTACCAAGCACCGACTGTTGCCTACGGATGAGCTCAATGATGCCATGAGCGATTACGTTGACGCCATGGATTTGTCGACATATGGTGTGGATGATGACGGGTACGTTTCAATCTGTGCTCAGCTTATTATTGCTAACTTTTCTAGTGATGTGTCCGAATATGTGCCTATTGATGACACCTTCAACCCGACAATCCACCGAGTGAACCATGCAGTGAAATCACGAGCAGTGTATCCTGAGAAGCCAGTTCCAGAAACTCCGTCCATATTGCTCAGATTCGCACAGCCACCGCAAGATCTGATCAAGAAGGTCCAGAGTAAAGCGGATGCTCTCATTCAAGCGGCAGATGTCAAGAAAGGTTTGCGTTCTACCTTGTATGGCTTCGAACGATAGCTAACTAGAAATCAGTACCACCAAAGGTCAAGGGTAAACGTGGCAGAGAAACCGTCAAGCCAATCTCAGGCCTTGATGTTGACTCTCTTCTGGgtgaagaggagaagaaggagatcaGCCCTGACAACGCAGTGCCAGAATTCAAGCAGGCACTTGCAGTAACTCAAGAGGTCTCGGAGATTGAAGATGCAACTCAGCAAATGGGCACGATTATATCAACATTTGTTACAGAAAGCTTTGGTGACAACAAATACCAACGCGCTCTGGAATGCCTGGGCGTGATGAGGGAGGAACTCATCAGTATTGAAGAACCAGGACTCTACAACACCTTTATGAAagggatgaagaggaagctgCTCTCTGGAGATATGGGAGGCGACCGACGAGACTTCTGGTTCAAGGTGCGATGGGGTCGTCTTGGTCTGATTGACAACAAGCAATCGGATGTGTCTGATGTCACCCCAGAAGAGGCTGATGAGGTACGTTTCGCAGTAAAGGTTTCTGACAGTTTGCTAACTTGTACCAGTTCTACAGAACAAAATGATGTAAGCAAAGTAAAGTTTGTTATTTGTTAAACGGGTGTGGTTTTATGTATTATGTCAAAAGTTTAGCTGGTTTGCAGTTATCTAGGTACTATCAGGCGCAAAAAGTCTAGCATGAACCAACCATGAAGGATTGAGAGGATCAAATAAATATGCAAATAAAACAATCGTCTTTATTTCCAATTTGCTATGAAAATGCTATGTAAAATCCGAGTAATATCTAGCGGTCTGCATTATTGATGAGCGTTGGTATTCCTGTACACAGCCGTGAGTGGAGGCCCGCTGCATGACGATCTGACAATTGGCAGTGGCAGAGCAATCACTTACCGTTTGACATATATTTTTGAGGCAACGCTTCCCTTTATTCCTACGTTTTAACAGGCGCGTGATAACATTGGTGAATCACTCAAGCCTTGACAAATAAGTCCAAAAGGGTGCATTTCTCGCCTGCCCTTTTTTCCTCCCTCACAGGGCTGCACCTGCCGCACGAAGGCTTTCCCTACAGCCTTTGAAGCTGCACTGCCTTTCATCCCCAACCACGGGTTTAATTTTCTTCCTTTTATTTTCtcatctttctttctttcaataGTACTTCCACAATGGTATTTTCAATTTTCATCCCCATCGTCGCCTCTTTTCTGCCTTGCAGGAAATGCCAGCGATGTCGGACCTCCAAAATCGTTTGGAGAAACTGCAGCAGCTTCTGGGTAACGGCGTGAAGCTTGCCGAAACGCCACACAAAGACAACCCAGAAAATGAGTCTCTTTCAAGTGGCTCTGGAAATAGTTTCGGAATGGTGATGGATGATGAGTACATTCGAAATGAGGAACGACTTGCAGCTAGAGAGCAGGCCTCTCAGGAACAGCTCCGAGCTGAAGTTGAAGCTGCCCGAAAAGACCGACTCGAAAGCAACAAGAGAAAAGCGTTCGACAACACTACTTTTCGCGTCGGCCAACCCGTCCACAAAGATTTCACCTTCTGTCCGTTCAAAGTCGTTGTGTCATATCCCGAACGCTTCATCGGCAAAGTCAACAAGCCTCGTGTATGTGCTACCAACTATGAGCTTACTCTTCACTGGCTAATCCTGTAACAGGCGAAGCCATTTTTCACTGAAATTCTTCAGGATCGAACTTGGGACTTGTAAGAAAATCTATTGTTGCTACGTTTTCGTTGCTAACTTTGCAAGTTTCTACCTTCATCACCCCATGGAGCCAGCCAGAGACCCTTACCTCTTGGTTCCATCCGCCCAATTCGAGGTTTTCCTCCAAGAAATCAACCTCAAGCTGAATACTGACCTCAGAATCCCTGTTGGAGCCATGAACAAGGACAAGTTCTACATGAAGTTTGGTGAAGGGGGCACCCCTCGTCCCCGTTACTTGAGACGATCTTTGGATGCAACCTCCCTTGACATTCGACCATGGCCCGCCATCGACCCCGAAGACATAAGGGGCTTCCAAGCGGCTTCACCACCGCAACAGCTCACCTGGAGGTCTAAGATGCGAACCGTTAAGACCGGCTTCTCATCGAAAAAGACAGCAGATCCAGACAAGGCTGCGAAGAAGAAGCGTCACAGGGACCAAATGCTTCGCAACACACTGGGCTACCTTGGTCTTGCAGGAGACCCTGATGGCCACGATATCGTTTTTATCTGTGTCGATGTTGAAGCCATCGAACGGAGGCCAAACCCTATTTCTGAAGTTGGAATTTCCATCCTGGATACACGGGACATCAAAGGCGTCCACCCTAAGGACGTTGGTCGTGGTTGGTGGCCTATGGTCAaaactcatcatcttcgagtGCGTGAATATGCTGGTTTGCGAAACTACCAATTTGTCAAAGGGTGTCCTGACAAATTTGACTTCGGGTAAGAGTGGCTTTGCTTCTGCTTTTACGTGACACTAACTGTTTGACAGAAAAAGCATCTTCCCTCAGAAGGCCAAGCTTCAAGAAACCATCATGAGCATCTTCAACCCCTATCTTTCCTCACGGGAAATCATCGTTGTAGGACATGATGTACGACAGGACATCACCTACTTCAACGAGATAGGTATAGACCTCCGAGCCCTGGCTGGAATGAGAGAGCCTGTCGACACCCAGGACCTACACCAAGCTTGGTGCAGCTCACCCAATGGACGAGGCCTCGTCACCGTACTCGACGATCTGGACATCCCAAACAAGCATCTGCACAACGCCGGCAATGATGCTCATTACACTCTTTGCGC is part of the Fusarium poae strain DAOMC 252244 chromosome 4, whole genome shotgun sequence genome and encodes:
- a CDS encoding hypothetical protein (BUSCO:9541at5125); protein product: MAEKEATIFILDLGSTMAQTHSGRSQSDLDWTLQYVWDKITDIVAANRKTLCVGVLGLRTDETDNKLQDDEGYENISVLQEMGPMTMESLRDLQSVVKPSNTETGDAVSAIVVAVDMMDTFTKKLKWNRKIFLITDGQGPMDGDDLSDISKKINDSNIQLTILGVDFDDPEYGFKEEDKTATKEDNEKALKALADDCKDGVFANIAEAIDELDTPRIKGVKPYKTYDGALTLGDPETFPAAMSINVERYFKTHLARPLTASTVVLKSEGADAEATQYTQDDEMEGLEFSAVKQARSYKINDPDAPGGKRDVEFDDLAKGYEYGRTAVHISESEHNITKINTQKSFSIIGFIPCAKYEPFLNLGETCVTIARKFDAKSALALSSLVWALSELESYAIARIVTKDAKDPLLVLLAPGVEPDMECLYDVPLPFAEDIRSYQFPPLDRVITVTGQTVTKHRLLPTDELNDAMSDYVDAMDLSTYGVDDDGDVSEYVPIDDTFNPTIHRVNHAVKSRAVYPEKPVPETPSILLRFAQPPQDLIKKVQSKADALIQAADVKKVPPKVKGKRGRETVKPISGLDVDSLLGEEEKKEISPDNAVPEFKQALAVTQEVSEIEDATQQMGTIISTFVTESFGDNKYQRALECLGVMREELISIEEPGLYNTFMKGMKRKLLSGDMGGDRRDFWFKVRWGRLGLIDNKQSDVSDVTPEEADEFYRTK
- a CDS encoding hypothetical protein (TransMembrane:4 (o17-42i54-75o95-116i156-177o)~BUSCO:53536at5125), producing MASTAKAVALSPAPYHIITYGTLLGTTFFHSFVNGIVAFRAVDRASFSAIQQKLFPIYFGLQTVLPGVLALTFPGNSLIGLANGPAGLVSEFARWHSLLPISVMGITGAINLLVLLPMTVDIIKKRRGQVKRDGKEYYAEGPHSDEMKALNKKFGMLHGISSLLNLATFVAAIGYGFTLGGRVLSVADLA